The genome window AACAGCCGCCTCGGGTGCGCTGTCCATCCCAATGACTTGACTGGTGGCAGGACGCGGATCGAGTCCGTGGCCATCCGCCCACCAAGGCGTGCCCGAACCAGAAAACGACCGGGCTGTTTCGCATGCACGACCCCGCGAGGCGAGACGAAAATCCCGACGCCCACCGCGCTCCACATCGCTGCGCCGGCGCGAGGCAGGCGCTCGCAGACATCACCGTAACAGCGATATGGGTCCACTCGGAGCGGTAGCGCATCTCCCGCGGCAATCACCAGGGGATCGCCGCCGTGCAGGGGCACGATGGCGATGTGCTCGCTCACTTGCGCGGTGCGCTGCGCCGGGGTGGCGAGCGACAGGAGCACGGCGAGTGCCGAGAGTGGCATCAGAAGGCCGGCAACGGGTACCGTCGGATCTGCAACTCATCGTCGTCGTTTCGTTCGCCGATGTAGACCACACCCTTCCCGAAACCGACCACCTTACCGCTGGTGCGGAGCGTCACGCGACCGACGAGCCGGCCGGCGTCATCGAGGACGTCATATCGCGGCGTCGAGTCCGTGAAGGCGGTGTAGCGACGGAGCCAGATACGCGCATCGCTCGACGCGTAGACATCATCGTCGACGAAGGCGGGTTTGTTGGTCGGCCAGACGATACCATCCAGCCAGTTCGGAGGCGGAGCGCCCGGCGCGGTGCTGCCAGCCTTGCCGTTCCGGAACGACCTCGACTTCTGCGCGCTCTCGGCTGCGATGTAGGCTCGCTTCTCCTCGGCAGTCATCGGGATCGGCGTCCACGGTACCATGGCGCTCGCGATGCGAGTGCCATCATGCCAGCGCTCGAAGCGGTAGTGCGCGGCATCGAGCGTGACCACATCGCCCGAAGCGAGCACCACGCTGGCATCATACGGCGCCAGCGCGTGGCGCGGTCGGCCGGTTCGCGTCGACCAGTTGGCATTGCGAAGCATCAGGGTATCGTAGCCCGAGGCTGGGGGTGTCCAGCGCACGACGGTCATCGAATCGGGGGCCTTGCCATTGGCGAACTTGCCGAAGAGGTCGGCGTAGATCCGCCCGCTTGCGTCGACTGCAGCGAGGAGCAACGACGGCGGCACGGCGACCACGTCGGCGAGTGATCCGTCGGCATTGATGGGGAGGAGGCGTCGCTGCGCGAAGTCGGTGAGCCAGGCGCCGCCGCCCGGGCGCGGGAAGAGATGACTCACTGCGCGGAACTCGCGCGGCCCGGCGCCCTGATGACTCAGTGGCGTGACCTCGGAGCTGCGGGGATCGAGGCGCACCAGCCGATGTTCCGACTGATCGGCCACGAGGAGCCGACCGTCGGGCAGCTCGACCAGCCCCGTGATTTCGGTGAAGGACTCCTTCGGCGCGGCCGTGGGTCGATCGAGCCGGACGGTGGGCACCTGCTGGAAAAGCACCAGGGCAAGCAGGAACATCGGCAACTCCGGTCCCGAGAGGTGAGGGCGATGACCTCTGCAGGACGCGCAACTCGCCGGCTTCGTTGCAGCTGGAAGTGTCAGAACCCCGTCGGACGGTTCTGACAGGGGGCCGCTTGACCTGCCCGGGCGCAGCGCGGTATTGATTCCCCCTAGAATCTGGGTAGAGATCCTGGGGGGAGCATGGCCGCACCACTGTCGCTGATCAAGGGAACGCTCGATGTCCTCGTCCTCAAGTCGCTGTCGTGGGGGCCGCGGCACGGTTTTGAAGTGACCAGCTGGCTCGAGGAGCGCTCGACCGGTCACCTCGCCGTGGACGACGGCGCGCTCTATCAGGCGCTGCATCGGATGGAAGAGCGCGACCTGATCCGGGCCGAATGGGGTATCACCAGCAACAATCGCCGCGCCCGCTACTACTCGATGACGCCGGCTGGCCGCGCCCATCTGCGGGCGGAGTCGAGTGCCCTGGTCCGTTACGCCGAGACGCTGGTGGCGATTCTCGCCGCCCGCACTGCCTGAGCGCGATATGTCGCCCATGCTGCCCAACGGCGTCCGACGCCTCTTCCGGCTCTCGCTGCGACGCCCCGACCTCATTCACGAGGCGATGGACGAGGAGCTCCGCTTTCACATCGACGAACGCGTCGCCCAGCTCACGGCACGCGGCATGTCGCCCGCGGAGGCCCGCGCGGAAGCGGTTCGTCGCCTCGGACCTTCCCTCACCGAAGTCACCCGGCGCCTCCACAGTTCGGCGGAGCGCAAGGAACGGAGCCTGGCCATGCACGAACTGATCGAAGAGTTTCTCTCCGACTGTCGCTACGCACTCCGCGGACTCGCTCGCCGCCCTGCGTTCACCCTGTTGGCAGTGTCAACGCTGGCCATCGGGATCGGTGCCAACACGGCAATCTTTTCGGCCGTCAACGCGATGCTGCTCCGGTCGCTCCCGTTCCACGCCCCGAACGAACTGATGGATATCGTGCTCGTGGCGCCTGCCAACGAGGCCAGGGCCACCCCCGCCGACAATCCCTGGTCGTGGCCGAAGTTCGTATACTATCGCCAGCAGCAGCACTCCCATGCCGAACTCGCGCTCTACAGCGCGGGCAACTTCATTGTCGGGACCGCCACCTCGGAGCGTGTCCCGGGAGAGTTGATCTCGGCACGATATCTCGCGACACTCGGGATCGTCCCGGCGGTGGGTCAGGACTTGCCGACCAGCGAGGACATTGGGCCAGGCGCGCCATCCCTCGCGCTGATCAGCGACCAGCTCTGGCGTCGCCGATTCAATGCGGACCCGACCCTCATTGGCCAGACCATCAACATCGATGGCCAGCCGTTTACCGTGCAGGGCGTCCTGCCGACCGGCTTTCGTGGCCTCACTGGTCGCGCCGACGTGATGATCCCGATTGCGACCAGGAGCGCCGAGGATCTCGCGCAGAACTGGTCGCTCGAATTTTCGATGGTGGGCCGGTTGCGGCCGGGTGTTTCACCGGCCGCCGCGCGGAGTGAGGCGGAACTGCTGGGCCCGCGGATCTATGATGCCTCGCCGATGACCGAGTCGAATCTCGGCCCCGGCGCCAAGGGCGGCTGGGGCGCGAGCGCGCATCCGCTCGATGGTCTCCGCGTGTCGCCGGGGGTGCGGCAGTCGCTGCTGGTGCTCTTCGGTGCAGTCGGCTTCGTGCTGCTGATCGCCTGTGTCAACCTTGCCAACTTCCTGCTCGGACGGGCCACTGCCCGCCGCCGCGAGATCGGAATCCGCCTCGCCATCGGCGCGAGCCGCGCCCGGCTGGTACGCCTCCTGCTGGCCGAGTCGTTCGTGCTGGCACTGCTCGGCGGCGCGGCCTCATTGCTGGTGGCGTGGCTGGGAACGCGGTTGCTGCAGGCAGCAAATCCGCTCGAGACGTTGCGGGTGCAGGGGCTCAGCGGACTCGGGATTGTGGGTTTTGCCGATGTGGGGATCGACAGCCATGCGCTCCTCTTC of Gemmatimonadota bacterium contains these proteins:
- a CDS encoding PadR family transcriptional regulator, with protein sequence MAAPLSLIKGTLDVLVLKSLSWGPRHGFEVTSWLEERSTGHLAVDDGALYQALHRMEERDLIRAEWGITSNNRRARYYSMTPAGRAHLRAESSALVRYAETLVAILAARTA
- a CDS encoding ABC transporter permease produces the protein MSPMLPNGVRRLFRLSLRRPDLIHEAMDEELRFHIDERVAQLTARGMSPAEARAEAVRRLGPSLTEVTRRLHSSAERKERSLAMHELIEEFLSDCRYALRGLARRPAFTLLAVSTLAIGIGANTAIFSAVNAMLLRSLPFHAPNELMDIVLVAPANEARATPADNPWSWPKFVYYRQQQHSHAELALYSAGNFIVGTATSERVPGELISARYLATLGIVPAVGQDLPTSEDIGPGAPSLALISDQLWRRRFNADPTLIGQTINIDGQPFTVQGVLPTGFRGLTGRADVMIPIATRSAEDLAQNWSLEFSMVGRLRPGVSPAAARSEAELLGPRIYDASPMTESNLGPGAKGGWGASAHPLDGLRVSPGVRQSLLVLFGAVGFVLLIACVNLANFLLGRATARRREIGIRLAIGASRARLVRLLLAESFVLALLGGAASLLVAWLGTRLLQAANPLETLRVQGLSGLGIVGFADVGIDSHALLFTLVTTLVVALVFGLAPALQSTRPSLTESLKEGTSPTPQRGFRFGISRGTLVVVEVALAVVLLAGSGLMLRSLGKLLAIDPGFDAEHVLTMRLGMIPGQIPRDSMPGFYDRLVAQLAAIPGVTNVGLADCPPLNGGCNGTIITFPDRPAVKGVEAPGIGVHVVTKGWFGALRVPLLRGRLFTDADHIGTEKVILVSELAARKHWPGQDPIGKRANIYQGGFHDGATVIGVVGEVRYSTVDSVPVPEVYMPYTQAPRTSLMIFIRGRGDAASLAPAARRVLADLAPAYPVYDLQPMSSRVAAATGQSRFIATLLALFAMVALSLALMGIYGVMSFAVQQRTREIGIRMALGAEPGAVLRQVISEGATLAAVGALIGVGAALLLTRVMRALLYDVESSDPLVYLAIVVVLGAAALLASWLPARRASQVDPVEALRLG